gatccTCCCTCTGATTTATTTTTGCAGCACCTGAGTCCTAACAAGCAACACCCTCAAGGTCGAGAGAGAGTAAGATGTGACCCATTTATGATGGATTATAGAAATAACAAACATGCCTGACAGTTTTATACAGCTGCTAGAACGGGTTTAGTTTCCAACAAATGAagaatttcctctttttttcccccctttttttttgtatattaattacattttacaaattttcttttcttttctttcccctttccttgtttcctttttcttttcattttttttatacagCGAAAGGATCAGTTACTGATGTGTCCACAGAAGAGTCTGGGTTAGCAGAGTTTGGCTGTCATCTGGTCTGACTGTTTGAGGATCTCGGTGTTGTACAGGTCTAGTGCATGGTTCACGCGGATGATCTCGCTGTTGGTCAATTTCAGGCGGTGCTTGAGCATACAGGAGAACAGATCCAGCTGAGGCTTACCCGGTGCCACAGGGGGGGCCAGTCTGTTGATTCGGTCCCGAATGTCCAGCAGCAAGAGCATGACGGAGGACGAGGAATAGAACTGCCCACCTTGGGTGTATGACTGGTTGACCTGCTGCACAGCACTGCGCAGCAGGTCGGCGTTAAAACGCAGGCTGTAGCCGTACACCTGCACGTCAGAGATCTTGATGTAGAACTGACGCTTGCTGGGGTCAGAAAGGTCCACGGGCCCTTGGCCAGTCTCATTGCGCAGCAGGGAGGGCAGCCGAGTCCGGCTGCGTAGGTAGATGTGGACAGTCTCAAAAAAGGTTTTCCATCGGTTGCCCAGCAGCAAGGTCCAGTTGTAGCACTGGCTGTTCTGGAGGCGGATTTTCTCCCAGCGCGGGTAGCCGAACTCCCCAAAGGGCATGTTCCAGCCCTCGGAGTGGCTCCCGCTGAAGGGGTTGACGTAGACAAAGAACATGGGGTCCAGGCTGCTGTTGCGCATCTGGCATATGCGCATGGAGATGCCGATCACCATGTGGATAAAGTCCATCCGGTTCTTGTTGCTCTTCAGGGTGAGGGACATGCGCTTGCGCCACCGGGGGTCGAAGAAGGTGTCCAGGCGGATCTCGTTGCTGATGAAGGTGGTGTGCACGTAGAGGCGCGAGTCCATTTTCTGCAGCAGATACTTCAGCTCCAGATCCTGGAAATCCAAGTCTGTCTCAAAGCTGATGAACTGCTCGCTGCGCTCCGAGTCCACGTTCTGCGGCTCGCAGCGGCCCCGGTACAGCTTGTAGCCCTTGTTGCACGAGCCGCAGAGGGAGATGTTGGCCAGACTACACATGGCGCAGCTGTTGTTGCCCCCGATGATGCACGGGATGGGGCGCTGGCACAGGCTGGTGCTGCTGTGGCACACGCAGCTCCGTTGGCTCTCCAGAAAGGTCCCCCAGAACCCATTCTCATTGCAGTAAAGCAGGGACTGAACCCGGGTAAGCCACTGCTGTATTGTCCTGCAAACAGGAAAACAAGAACTTTAGCCTCAAGTATACAGATGGGCTCTTACAATTGAAACTGGGCCCCTATTAAGGGTAGGGTGGGTATGTGAGGCAGGGTTTCAGAAGCGGCATGTTCTGGTGTCTGGCATTTGATACATCCTGGTCCAGTCTTTCCCTATCCTGCATCACTCCCTTTGCGCTGCACGGACCATGCAAAAGAAAGGCCAGCTGGGGCTTCATCAGTGCTGATGAGTCGCTAGTGGGAGCGGAACTGACAAACCCAGCAAGGGTTTGCAGGAAAAGGCCCCTTTGACTATCCCCCGCTGGCAGCTGGTTCCTTGGGGAGCATTACCAACCGCTGCAGGTTATAAGAGCTTCTCTAGGCTGAGACTGGGCAGTGACTCAGGGCGTCCTCCTAGCcagccctctcttcccccccccaaaaaatgagcTCATGATGTAATGAGCCAAACCCGGGAACCTTGATCAGCTGATGGTGCACAGGTCAGTGAAGACAGAAAAGAAGCCAGAGGCTTGGGTGTGTGGTGATAGTTCTGTCGTAATACCCTCATTCTTAAAGCACCCCACTATCTCAGTGGCTGCCCCTATTACTCTATATTGCAGTAACCCCATATATGGCTTCTCCAACTCCCCTGTAATGTTGCCTTTCTGACTGGCCACCACTTAGTACCTCCATGCAGTATTTCCTTTCTAaccagtccctcccccccccccaactccctgcacagctgcccctcccccctcactaaTGAATACTTCATTGTCTCCTCTGGGCAAAAAAGTTCTTGGTAGCGCTGTAGTGAGAGGACTGGCTAATGACAAATTAGGATTCAGTCCCTGCAGAACAGGAGGAGTGATTATGGACAGAGGCTCTCAGAGCTGGATTAGTGAAATTCATGGCACCTGCATAGCCTGACCACGGAAGAACCATTAAGCTGTGAGCTGTATCAAAGAAGGCATTAAATGATACAGCAGCAAAGAACAGCAAGAGGACtcaaggaagagaagagaagggagggGTGAGAGAGAGGGGTGAAGGAGACAGAGACATGGAAGGGAAgaaataaataaggaagagggaAGAGATGTGGAAAAGAATTGGAAGCAGAGATGGAAGGAGGGAGAGGTTAAGGGGGAGTGTGAAATAaaacagaggagagaaaaaagcaaatggaaagagagaaactgacaaaaggagaaaaagaagcaGGGAGAGGGTGGTAAGAAAGGAGAACTGTGCAAAGGGAGGGAAAATAGAAAGCAGAAAGAAAGGGAGTGAAAGGCTCAAACTGAGAGGGACAGGAGAGCGAAATGAATTAACAGGAAAATGCTGAAGGCTGAGAAGTGTGAAGGGACCATTAGCACATCCCTCATTTGGCATGAAGCTGCCAGGGTCTCTCTCCCCCATAACACCTCACCAGATCTGTCCTGCGAGTGGgaaaaggcagagagaggctaGGGAACTTGGAAACAAGACACTGACATCTATAAATATCCGGACTGGAAAGTAAGACACTAAGGGAAGGAGTTAGCATCCATGTCCCCCTTGTCCtgaagtgctctaaccactaggccccctGACTACAATATGGATGGATCACCTTCCCCTCGAGGGACGCACAATTTCTTGCTTCTGCTGTACGTGGCGATCTAAATATAAAACTGCAGCATTGGAGCAGGTGCATGGGAAATAAAACAACCCGCCCATCTGCCAAATTGTTTTTTTGTCCGCATGGGTGAAAGGCTCATTGATGAAGCATGAGGCTCCGGTGATGGAGCTCCCTGCTCAATGGCAACAATGGGAAATCACAGGTTGCCAGGCTCACAGCAGCTATTGTGTCTTAAAGCTACATTCCAAGTTcccacctacactgcaatttcCACCACGACAGTTACAACAGAGGAGCCCCCTGGCAGCAAGATGAACTCAGGGACgaggcacagggctggggcttgAAAGACGGGTGTTCAAGTCTTGGCTCTGTCATATCATCTCTTTGCatctcagttccctgtctgtacaatggggatattccTTCCTTAGGCTTGCTggctatcagggggtagccgttgtagtctgtatctacaaaaacaacaaggagtccggtggcaccttaaagactaacagatttatttgggcataagctttcgtgggtaaaaacctcacttcttcagatgcatccactgaagtcagtggaattagaTTACTGTCCAACCATTCTAGTGAGTGCAAGAGACTaagaggggaaggaggttggtTGTGTGTGACCCGGCACATTTCAGAAGATGATCTACACGGATATCCGTCTGGGCTACAAATGGCTCAGTGCAATGAAAAGACGAATTTACAGCTGCCACACACGCCAGATAAACAGAAATAAGCCAGAATAGTACGAGTTGACCTGAAAGGAATTAGAGAAACATGACAGGCCTGTTCCCCACACCATGGCAATTACAGAATCAGATCATTATGTCCTAGTCCAGCCTCGATGCTGGTTGGATTGTACAAATGCAGACTGCCCTTCTTCCCACCCACTCGTTCGCTGAGCATCCCGTCCAAGAGGAGGCCGTGAAGAACAGGAAAGGCTGCTCAGCCAAGATCTGGAAACTAGCAATTTTCCTCTTCCCCAAATCAGCATTGTGAAGCGGTGATGGGAAGGGAGCAGAGGATGGTACTGTGTTTTCTGTGTCTCAGCGCTATGGAGATGCAAGCAGGACAGGGGAAAAAATACCATCTGCTGATGGCTGcactaaatagataaataaataaaataagaagcaAAACCCAGAGCATGCCTAGGGACAAGCTATAGGCATGAAAGAAAGAGGTGCAATGAAAGACAGACACCATCTGAAAGCAAATGTCAGAGTAAACCAGTATGTTTTGGATGGGTGTctcttgctccctcccccccaaaaaaggttaTAAGTGGGAGTTAAATTTCCATGTTTTTTTGTTGTCAGATTCAAACAATCCCTCTGTAATGCTGTGAACACTAAACACGTTGTGCTGGCACATTAGAACCAGAAAATGAGATGGACGATAAACTGACCAATCTAGTATTTTCTCTTCAAGCCCTGTGAAATGCAAAATGCAAACCACAAACAACATGCATGGTGAAGACGCCATTAGCTCTTTACATTTCTGTCAGTTCTGTCTATTTGTGTCACAAGGCTGCAGTTGAAACCAGTGGATGACCCATCACCAGAGAtaaagggagctgcaggcagagtGGTCTCTTTGAGGGACCTTTGACTTTGGAATGATTTGCTCTCGTCCCTCTGGTTTAAAAGAGTTCAGATTTGTTGACCTTCTGGAGTCACTCCAAAGTTCATTTCTTTGGGCAAGGTTTGGGGGAAATGTGAAGGGAAATGAGATTTTCATCTGGATGGTAGCTATGTACGCTAGTTAAAATGTGAacttaaacatttaatttcacaTTTGTGTCAACAGTTCATTGAAAAATCAAGGGGATGggggattttaatatttttgtgaatCAGCCCCCTATTTCTCATCAAGCGATAGTTGCCATGATGGCTTGATGCCGTAGTGAAGTGAAAGTATGTGCTACTATTTTCATTCTTAAAGACTGTGAAATGTATTCTTAGCTAATGTCAATAAGACTAGAGGCCGGGAGAGATGGTCCTCTGTGTGTATTCTTTATTAACTCTAAAACTTACGTGTGCCCATTcagttttcaaatttaaataaattacgaCATGCTTTAATATAGGCTACGAGAATTAAGgagtcatttcttttttaaaacctatgAACTTGATATGGACAATGTACTTTTAAGAAAAAGCAAATCAATGCAAATCTTTAcagtttctttcttcctttctttctttctccactATTGACAAAGGTCATAGTAGTATCATTCCAATTACAAAAATCTCTACCCTCTCTTTTTCATGGAAACacttcctcttctttttcctggAGGGCAGTGAATGGCAATtctatttctctctcctttagGTTGCTATTGAATATATAATGTACTTTTCTATTATGCTTTTgtgcagaagagagagaaagagagagagacgtgcTGTTAATATAACCCCTCCATCCTTTCAAAGCCAGTGGCATGAATGATAAGCATCTGTCTCTATGTAATATATACAATTAGAAAATTAGAATGTTTCCTAGCCCCAATAAAAAGAACACTGAAATACATACCTCTCTCTCCATATCTGTCTACCGAGCCAGTCCCCCAACTTACTACAAATGCGGAATGACACATAAGAGTGGAAATGATAATATGCCTGGTGGTGTTGACTTAAACAAATCAAACACATCAGTCAGTTAAAAACTCAGCTGCCAGcatccatttcatcctccctCACCCAGCTTTTATAGTGCTTGTTGGAGGCTCCCTTTCTGCCTGGCTGGCTTTTTAAAATAGAAGCGAAATGCTAACGACATATTTATATAAAGCTTTGTATCAGCGCGGTTGGCTGCATATTTGCTAGGTGCTGTTTTCTGcttttggtggtggtgatgatgcacGATTCAAAGATAATATATGAATGTCTATGTTACTTCTGCAGAAGCCAGGTTCGTTTGTAACGACTTAGCCAACCGTCTAGAGGAGTCAGTTTGAAAATGTTctccagaagaaaataaaaatccgtTAACCTTGAACTATCCCTGGTCTCCTCAATGGGATATTGTCCACCTGCACAACAATCCTCTGTGATTAAAGAGGCCTTAAGGACCTGGAAGCATGACATTGACTGTATATGGCTACGTGAAAGCTCAGAATGCTCATTGCCCTATGGATAAAATGGTTACAAGAGCCTCTAGTTAGCCAATTAATTATCTCTCGAAATAGAACAGACAGCTGATCAAGCTGGTGAAAAAAAGCAGCTCATCTACAAATGCTAACTTGGCCCATCCGCTCCCAGAGCGGCTTGGAAGAGGAGATACCAGCCGCTCATTATTTCCAGGGTTTCAAGCAACACTCCTCAGTTCCAGACAAGAGCTACGATAGGGTGAGAAATGTTCATTAAAACCATGGAGACAGAACTCCAAAAATGGTGGGAGACAGCTCTGAATCCTGCTACCCGGAAAGGCTGTGAGGAGTCAGCGATTACTATATAATATCTACAGCTGCTATAGCTGTGACAGGACACCCATTTCCTCAATAACTCTGAGCATGCCTCTTTCCTTCTTTCACGCTCTCATTGGTAGCTATGTCACCGGGGCCGGAATCACTCCAGGTCCACAGTTTTCTCTGCATTGCTCTGAGCTTTGTAAAAGAAGAAAGAGGCACCAAGTattcaaaacataaaataaaacaacccccCTGCCTTGTGCTTCTCACTGAGGCCATCGGCACGGACCTGCCATGGATGCAGAAGGTGGGGGTATAAGTACCTTTCTCTAGGCAGCTGGTGGTTAGGGTTGTGCCGGCACCGGACACTGAGGCCAAAGAGTTTGCGGGCAGTACGTTGGATCTTCTGCCGTTGGGCTTCCATGGAGCTCTGCAGGAGTTTGTATCGGTTCTGAAGATCCCAGTCATTGCCCCAGTGCTGGTGGATGCTCCCGATGGTCAGGAAGTGGTTGTTAGGTAGCCTTTTCATGAAGGATTTAAATTCATCTAGGAACACACAACCAAAGTGGCAGGCTTTGAGTGACTTGTGCATTAGTGCGGGCACAAGGCCTAATACTAGCTATTGAAGAAATAACAGTCAAGGTGCAGTAGGGCCTTAATGACCAGCTGAAAGAAGCTGATGAGCATTAATCCCCAGGTTTGTCATTATTCCCCAGGAAGCACCCTAATTCTGTGGTTGTCATTGCTGTTATAAGGGGGGATTTATAGCCAACGCATGTTATGGGTGAGATATTTTCCATGTATACTTGCAGCAGAAGAACACAGATGGAGAATTAATACTCCAGGgcatgggatcttaacctggaCGGGTCACCAAAGGCATCGTGGGGTTGTACCCACCCTGCTATTGCTAAATGGGAAGGGTGTCCCAGCAAGGCCCCAGTTATATGGGATCGGGGATTCCACTAGGGAAAATGTAGAGATTAGAGCGGTTTAAGAATGTATTCAAGTGAAAcatgtttccatttaaaaatggccTTTCTTTCAAATTCAGAAATTGCCATGAACAAATTTGgtttgtttgaaattttccattttttgccCCACCAcaccagaaaattaaaaacattgtcACTTTTTTCTGGCTTTCAGTTTATTGTTTTCATGTCCTCCCCGTTCCCTTTCTCTCTTTTGGTGgcaaaatcaaaaaaaaaaaaaaaaaaaagtgtgggggggggagcggagagggagaaaaaaagcaaaaagcgAAAAATCCAAGAAGCAATTTTTTTCTAGAGAGATTTTCCTGAAATTTTTCATATAACTGAAAAATTATTCCCTTTTGGACCGGTGGTATGAAAATTCCTTATAAAtgatcaatgtttttttttttactacacaTTTCCTATTGTTCAACCTCTAACTCAAAACTAGCAGCCTAATAGAGAAAGTCTATGTATTAGCCAAGTAGGTAGTTAGGGAGGTAGACAGATATTCATCACCATACAATCTGAGCAcctaataaaaaaataatcactacCACCACACTATAAAGACCATAGGACATCTGGTTTCCTACATTCCTTCCCCAAAGGCAGCTgggagattttctttttttagtcaTCTGCAATCCACTCCATTTATAATGTGGCATTTagtccctttctcctcctcccctcaaaaCGACTCCCTCCCATTCCCCTGTCCTCTGAAACTATCATCATGTATAATTGCTTCTGTGGACCGCACTGATTATACCTAGTACCTTTTAGCAATAAAAGCTCTGCATTTGCTTCCCGCCCCTTACAAATCAATTTCCTCCAAAGCCTGTTTGTGTGAAAGGCCGAGCTCTTTTCTCTCTGATGATGGACGTGCCGTGATTTTGTAGAGACTAGGGGTTGAAATTTGAGTTCATTGTGTGTATTTTGATACCGGCAGCACAAAACAAAGCCAGCAAACTAAAAGCTGCAGGGTGTTGGTTCCCAAAGCTAAGGTTGACTTTAAGAAAACCAGTTTCttagttaatatttatatatattaaaatggcACCTAGAAACTCCAGCTGGGGCCAGtatcccattgtgccaggcactgaacACACATAATAGAAAGACCCTGCTCCAAACAGTTTGGATTCTAAgtagtagagctggctggaattttattcctccctccccccgcagaaATTTTTCCACAATGTACCACAGTCTTCTCTTTTGAGTCACACAGTGTATCATGGGAATTCTGCAGCTCTGGTTCATCTTGGGAGATGTtgtctggctggggagcccagcctACAGAGGAGAATGGAGGCATAAGGTACCTgtactacaactcccatgaggcaccatggtaacatttccaaatattttttttttagatttcagccaaaatgtttgCGGTTTTCAGGTGTTCAGTCTTTCAATGAAAAGTTGGAATTTTCCAGGGAAAGTAGACACTGTTACACCACCACCCCCCGCACCCTCCCCACATTTACTCAAAACccaatttttcttccaaaatagATTTGAAGGAAAATTGTCCAGCTCTACtaattagacaagacagaaatAGGCTGTGTTATTGtgcccatttttcagatgggaaactaaggcacacagCAATTATGGGGCAtactctcagctggtgtaaatcagtatggTTTCATTGGCTTTAAAGAAACCACACCAGTTttcaccagcggaggatctgccCTCATATGACTTTATGAGATCACActgagagtctgtggcagaagcaggaacTGATGTTAGATTTTTTGAGTTGCACTCCACTGCCATTAGCTGATGTGCATCTTAAATTCACAGTTACATCCCTGTTCCCCTTTTGGTTAAGAAGGCCTAAGGGATAATATTGGagattttcatcaaaatgtttttccatGGATGAAGACTAACTAAATAAGGACGTTTTATTAGCACAGTGAAGCAAAATGCTAATTAAACCTTAGATTTAATGACACTTTTCACTCCAAGGAATACTTTATATGGAATGTAACAAATTGATGACTGAAATGTACCAATTGGATATACAAAGTACAAATAGGTGTCACTTCAGCCATCATTGAAAGGCATCCACCTCTGGGAAGG
The sequence above is drawn from the Trachemys scripta elegans isolate TJP31775 chromosome 17, CAS_Tse_1.0, whole genome shotgun sequence genome and encodes:
- the BRINP1 gene encoding BMP/retinoic acid-inducible neural-specific protein 1, translated to MNWRLVEFLYFLFIWDHIIVQPSHQEPAVTNQHVSKEFDWLISDRGPFHHSRSYLSFVERHRQGFTTRYKIYREFARWKVRNTAIERRDLVRNPVPLMPEFQRSIRLLGRRPTTQQFIDTIIKKYGTHILISATLGGEEALTMYMDKSRLDRKSGNATQSVEALHQLASSYFVDRDGTMRRLHEIQISTGAIKVTETRTGPLGCNSYDNLDSVSSVLLQSTESKLHLQGLQIIFPQYLQEKFVQSALSYIMCNGEGEYVCRNSQCGCQCAEEFPQCNCPITDIQIMEYTLANMGKSWTEAYKDLENSDEFKSFMKRLPNNHFLTIGSIHQHWGNDWDLQNRYKLLQSSMEAQRQKIQRTARKLFGLSVRCRHNPNHQLPRERTIQQWLTRVQSLLYCNENGFWGTFLESQRSCVCHSSTSLCQRPIPCIIGGNNSCAMCSLANISLCGSCNKGYKLYRGRCEPQNVDSERSEQFISFETDLDFQDLELKYLLQKMDSRLYVHTTFISNEIRLDTFFDPRWRKRMSLTLKSNKNRMDFIHMVIGISMRICQMRNSSLDPMFFVYVNPFSGSHSEGWNMPFGEFGYPRWEKIRLQNSQCYNWTLLLGNRWKTFFETVHIYLRSRTRLPSLLRNETGQGPVDLSDPSKRQFYIKISDVQVYGYSLRFNADLLRSAVQQVNQSYTQGGQFYSSSSVMLLLLDIRDRINRLAPPVAPGKPQLDLFSCMLKHRLKLTNSEIIRVNHALDLYNTEILKQSDQMTAKLC